Proteins from a genomic interval of Piscinibacter sp. HJYY11:
- a CDS encoding sodium:solute symporter family protein: protein MAGPSPASDDLSSPAFIRRLNRVYGAYVLGLLLFIAGLAGLEAMGMSRRWIGAIFLLSTVLLYAGIGVLCRTSEADEYYVAGRRVPAAYNGMATAADWMSAASFISLAGTMYLQGYAGLAFIMGWTGGYCLVALLLAPYLRSFGQYTIPDFLGARYGSHGPRLMGVLATILCSFTYVVAQIYAIGLIASHLVGVGFEIGVFLGLGGILVCSFLGGMRAVTWTQVAQYIVLVVAFLVPVFWLSVKQTGVPVPQLVYGQQLEKVTEREQALRADPRELEVIALYKARAEEYAAKLKDVPTALARDQEIARKRVQQLRAEDAPLAHIQSAEKALLALPRDAETARRVWSQAKAAAEARAQPLGGLPPHGTAYAGDPKGTAAQQRDFDDSRRNFLALVFCLTIGTAALPHLLSRSYTTPSVRQARQSVTWSLFFILLLYLSAPALAVMVKFEVFNVLVGTPFDQLPGWIANWAKVDPGLLSVSDINGDKVLQLGEIRIGSDMVVLATPEIAGLPFVVSGMVAAGALAAALSTADGLLLTISNALSHDVYFKVVDARASNSRRVTTSKMLLLVVALSAAAVAAQKPADIVFLVSAAFSIAASALFPALVLGVFWKRANAIGAVAGMVAGLSVSLYYMVRNEAWMRDIVHVAAPIDLWLGIQPISAGVFGVAASLLVTVAVSLLTPGRPQAAGEFLASIRLPRRPQ from the coding sequence ATGGCCGGCCCCTCTCCAGCATCCGATGACCTGAGCTCGCCCGCGTTCATTCGGCGGCTCAATCGGGTCTATGGCGCCTATGTGCTGGGGCTGCTGCTCTTCATCGCCGGCCTCGCCGGGCTGGAGGCGATGGGCATGTCGCGCCGGTGGATCGGCGCGATCTTCCTGCTCTCGACCGTGCTGCTGTATGCCGGCATTGGGGTGCTGTGCCGCACCTCGGAGGCAGACGAGTACTACGTGGCCGGCAGACGGGTGCCGGCGGCCTACAACGGCATGGCGACCGCGGCCGACTGGATGTCGGCCGCCTCGTTCATCAGCCTCGCTGGCACGATGTACCTGCAAGGCTATGCGGGCCTCGCGTTCATCATGGGATGGACGGGCGGCTACTGCCTGGTGGCCTTGCTGCTCGCGCCGTACCTTCGCAGCTTCGGCCAATACACGATCCCCGATTTCCTCGGCGCGCGTTACGGCAGTCATGGTCCGCGGCTGATGGGCGTGCTGGCGACCATCCTGTGCTCGTTCACCTACGTGGTGGCCCAGATCTATGCGATCGGCCTGATCGCGAGCCACCTCGTCGGCGTGGGTTTCGAGATCGGCGTGTTCCTCGGGCTGGGCGGCATCCTCGTGTGCTCGTTTCTCGGCGGCATGCGCGCGGTCACGTGGACCCAGGTGGCGCAGTACATCGTGCTCGTGGTGGCATTCCTGGTGCCGGTGTTCTGGTTGTCGGTCAAGCAGACCGGCGTGCCGGTGCCCCAGCTGGTCTATGGCCAGCAGCTGGAGAAGGTGACCGAGCGTGAGCAGGCTCTGCGGGCCGACCCGCGCGAGCTGGAGGTGATCGCGCTCTACAAGGCCCGGGCCGAGGAATACGCGGCCAAGCTGAAGGACGTGCCGACGGCACTCGCGCGTGACCAGGAGATCGCGCGCAAGCGTGTACAGCAACTGCGGGCGGAAGACGCGCCTCTCGCGCACATCCAGTCTGCGGAAAAAGCCTTGCTCGCCTTGCCTCGCGATGCCGAGACGGCACGACGCGTCTGGTCGCAGGCCAAGGCGGCCGCAGAGGCGAGGGCGCAGCCGCTGGGCGGGTTGCCGCCCCACGGCACCGCCTACGCGGGTGACCCGAAAGGGACGGCCGCGCAGCAGCGCGATTTCGACGACTCACGACGCAACTTCCTCGCGCTCGTCTTCTGCCTCACCATCGGCACCGCAGCCTTGCCGCACCTGCTGTCGCGCAGCTACACCACACCATCGGTGCGCCAGGCACGCCAGTCGGTGACGTGGTCGCTGTTCTTCATCCTGCTGTTGTACCTGTCGGCCCCGGCGCTGGCGGTGATGGTCAAGTTCGAGGTGTTCAACGTGCTGGTCGGCACACCGTTCGACCAGCTGCCGGGCTGGATTGCCAACTGGGCCAAGGTCGACCCCGGGCTCCTGAGCGTGAGCGACATCAACGGCGACAAGGTCCTCCAGCTAGGCGAGATCCGCATCGGCAGCGACATGGTGGTGCTTGCCACGCCCGAGATCGCGGGGCTGCCCTTCGTCGTGTCGGGCATGGTGGCGGCCGGGGCCCTGGCGGCGGCGCTCTCGACGGCCGATGGCCTGCTGCTCACCATCTCGAATGCCTTGTCGCACGACGTGTACTTCAAGGTCGTCGACGCGCGTGCGTCCAACAGCCGGCGGGTCACCACCTCGAAGATGCTGCTGCTGGTGGTGGCGTTGAGTGCGGCGGCGGTGGCAGCGCAGAAGCCGGCCGACATCGTGTTCCTGGTGTCGGCCGCGTTCTCGATCGCGGCGTCGGCTCTGTTCCCGGCGCTGGTGCTGGGTGTGTTCTGGAAACGGGCCAACGCCATCGGCGCGGTGGCCGGCATGGTGGCCGGCCTGTCGGTCTCGCTGTACTACATGGTCCGCAACGAGGCGTGGATGCGTGACATCGTTCACGTGGCGGCGCCGATCGATCTCTGGCTCGGCATCCAGCCGATCTCGGCGGGGGTGTTCGGGGTGGCGGCCAGTCTCCTGGTCACCGTCGCCGTGAGCCTGCTGACGCCCGGGCGGCCGCAAGCGGCGGGCGAGTTCCTGGCGTCGATCCGCTTGCCGAGGCGGCCGCAGTAG